In Neoarius graeffei isolate fNeoGra1 chromosome 9, fNeoGra1.pri, whole genome shotgun sequence, one genomic interval encodes:
- the LOC132892207 gene encoding uncharacterized protein LOC132892207 produces the protein MVQARHYRHLQEMCHKNKQNQEDVAQLLDLEFEGRRQFIDSEALKEADRPGKILEAYSCFKNIDHVLDELRRIVAKDNVHYVKELRERWADFRTKLTFYGIYKKALKPLLGLPADEQAIDLIISLPAMFPSGYPAPKKMASPSEALIHVLSPTEDPDVYLRRRPLATPFVLVGEGNCFLCAGNAPVASFPRSGLGESVLYIMAYYYAFHMTYPKCVASVLSILQTEVLGDKIHEKDQTTAFKRAKADWQAFLD, from the exons ATGGTTCAAGCCAGGCACTACAGGCATCTGCAAGAGATGTGCCACAAGAATAAACAAAACCAAGAAGACGTTGCACAGCTCCTTGACCTTGAATTTGAGGGAAGAAGGCAGTTCATTGATTCGGAAGCCCTAAAGGAAGCGGACAGACCAGGCAAAATCCTTGAGGCATACTCGTGCTTCAAGAATATCGACCAT GTTCTTGATGAGCTGCGACGAATAGTTGCGAAGGACAACGTGCACTACGTGAAAGAGCTGAGGGAGCGTTGGGCAGACTTCAGAACCAAACTCACCTTTTATGGCATCTACAAGAAGGCACTGAAGCCCCTGCTGGGACTTCCTGCTG ATGAGCAAGCCATTGATCTAATCATCTCACTGCCAGCTATGTTCCCTTCCGGTTACCCTGCACCAAAGAAGATGGCATCTCCATCAGAGGCACTCATTCATGTTCTATCA CCCACAGAGGACCCAGATGTATACCTAAGAAGACGGCCACTCGCCACACCGTTTGTCCTAGTGGGAGAGGGAAACTGCTTTCTCTGCGCTGGAAATGCTCCTGTCGCATCATTCCCTAGGAGCGGTCTTGGGGAATCCGTCCTATACATCATGGCGTACTACTACGCTTTTCATATGACGTACCCGAAATGTGTGGCATCTGTTCTTTCGAtccttcagaccgaggtcttgggtGATAAGATTCATGAGAAAGACCAAACCACGGCCTTTAAACGTGCCAAAGCTGACTGGCAAGCCTTTCTTGACTAG